In the Anaerostipes caccae L1-92 genome, TTCCAGTTCTACCGGAAGACCATGGGTGTCCCACCCTGCCTTACGGATGATCTTGTGGCCTTTCATCGTCTGATAGCGCGGGATCATATCCTTGATGACGCGTGTCAGAACATGGCCGATATGGGGTTTTCCGTTTGCTGTCGGAGGCCCGTCATAAAAAGTATAGGTGTCATCCCCTTTTCTCTCTTCGATACTCTTTTCAAAAATCTTGTGTTCTTTCCAGAACTCAACGGTCTGCTTCTCGCGGTCAACAAAATTCAGGTCGGAAGATACTTTCTTGTACATCGTCTATTTCTCCTTTTTTATTAATTTTGATTTTCTTAGACGGCGTTTTTATTTCATAGGGAAGTTCTGCGGCCTTCCCTGTAAAATAAAAAAGTGCTGTCCTAAAATAGGACAACACTTGCTGCTTCTATACCACCTATTTCACATACTGACATATGTTATCCTGATAACGGAGGATGCCGGCACAGCTTACTTTGTTCAGCTTGCAGCTCAAGAGTGATATTCCTTATGTGCTACTTGCATCAGGCTCCCACCGCCCCTGACTCGCTCTCTGCTTTTACAGCATAAGTACTGTCTCTGTCAACGCTCTTTGAAAATGTTTATTTGTGTTTATTTTAGTATAGGCATTTTTAAATGTCAACCATCTTCATGAATTTCTGTTCCCGACATCAGAAACCGCAGGTCCGCATCTGTAAAATCACGCGGAAGACAGCTCCACCGTCCGTAATAAGAACAGCCCTCTGACACAATATCTTTCATTCTCCCTGCACAAGACTTTTCGCTGGATGCGATCATGTGATCTTCCGGATTCTTTGATAAAAAAGGAAACGTATTGTCCAAAAATTCCGGCAGCTCTTCCCGCAGGAATTTTTGAAAATTTCTTTCATTGGGCATTTGCACAAAAAAGCTTCTCGCTGCCTCCGGCATGATAACAGCCATATTCTCTTCCCCGGCAATCTGCTCTATATTTGTTCTGCGGACCCAGAAAGAAGCATCCTGGCTCTGGCCGTGCAGCAGAGTACAGATCTTAATCTTCTTTTTACCGATCTGTCCATATTCCGGAAAAATCATATGAATAACCGTATCTTTTCCCAATGACCTGGAATAAAAATCACAGAGTATGTACGCCAAAGCTACACCTCCCCGTCTGAGATATACTCTCTTTTAAATGAAAACCATCTGACTGAGCGGCGGAGGGCTTCTTCCCAAAATACCCAGTCATGTCCTCCCGGCCATTCTTCGAACGTAAGCCCTGCCCCCATATGGTTCAGTTTATTCTTAAAGAGCAGATTAAACCTGTATAAAAAGTCTTCCGTACCGCAGCATTGATAGATGTCAGGCAGATGCTCTGTTTTCCCCCGGTGCATTTCCAGCAGATGATAAATGTCTGCCGGACTGCCCTTTATTTTGTCTAAATCTCCGAAAATGGATGTATAAAATGTCTCATCCATTTCGTAATCCCCAAGAAATTCTTCCCGTTCCTTCGTATCGGACATGACAACCCCGATCTCTCTCACCATGTCAAGGCTCCCTGAAAATGTTGCCGCTTTGGCAAACCGTTCCGGTTTAAGCAGCGCAAGTTTCATGGCTCCGTATCCTCCCATGGAAAGTCCAGCCGTAAATGTATCTTCCCTTTTTTCAGATACCGGAAAATAACTTCTTATGACCTCCGGCAGTTCCTCGCTCAGATAGGTCCAGTAGTTTTCTCCGCACACTGTATCGGTGTAATAGCTGAGGCCTCCGTCCGGCATAACGACTAAAACTTTCAGACCGGAAAAAATCCGTTCCACAGGCACTCTGCGGTGCCACTTTGTCTCGTTGTCCCCTCCCCCGTGCAGAAGGTAAAGCACCTGAAGCTTTCCTCCCACCGTTTCCTTCGGCAG is a window encoding:
- a CDS encoding alpha/beta hydrolase, coding for MGRSTRFYAALPKETVGGKLQVLYLLHGGGDNETKWHRRVPVERIFSGLKVLVVMPDGGLSYYTDTVCGENYWTYLSEELPEVIRSYFPVSEKREDTFTAGLSMGGYGAMKLALLKPERFAKAATFSGSLDMVREIGVVMSDTKEREEFLGDYEMDETFYTSIFGDLDKIKGSPADIYHLLEMHRGKTEHLPDIYQCCGTEDFLYRFNLLFKNKLNHMGAGLTFEEWPGGHDWVFWEEALRRSVRWFSFKREYISDGEV